A genome region from Microplitis demolitor isolate Queensland-Clemson2020A chromosome 1, iyMicDemo2.1a, whole genome shotgun sequence includes the following:
- the LOC103570027 gene encoding uncharacterized protein LOC103570027, whose translation METEEPVEINTDELTEKVSKRRKFEPPILHASLTPACVVGTYRLITRYCELNDTKPFHSFDGIPTGAILSVFIKTILYNPYDRIRGSKYHFIYFARFGKISVTAVSLIALLIFFCTTDEDFTEICGWECPGRQFIYWTAFSYGAGFVLVEVLCWVGYKIEVLYYSMFLHIANYLESLQGQPETSTSSIIIRKLTNALILYDRYCLYYRSLRNKLLRKLFL comes from the exons ATGGAGACTGAAGAACCAGTTGAAATAAACACAGATGAGCTTACTGAGAAGGTTTCCAAAAGAAGGAAATTTGAACCTCCTATACTCCATGCGAGTCTTACTCCTGCTT GTGTTGTGGGAACATACAGATTGATAACTAGATATTGTGAATTAAATGATACCAAACCATTTCATAGCTTCGATGGAATACCTACAGGTGCGATTTTGTCTGTTTTCATAAAGACAATATTATATAATCCATATGACCGTATAAGAGGTTcgaaatatcattttatatattttgctcGATTCGG AAAAATAAGCGTGACTGCAGTGTCATTAATCGCTCTGTTGATATTCTTCTGCACGACCGACGAGGACTTCACAGAAATATGTGGATGGGAATGTCCCGGACGACAGTTTATATATTGGACAGCATTTAGTTATGGTGCTGGATTTGTTTTAGTAGAAGTGCTGTGTTGGGTGGGTTATAAAATCGAAGTATTGTACTATTCAATGTTCTTGCATATTGCGAATTATTTGGAATCCCTGCAAGGTCAACCGGAGACTTCAACTTCTTCGATTATAATCAGAAAACTCACAAATGcacttattttatatgatcGTTACTGTTTATATTATAGATCTTTGCGAAATAAGTtacttagaaaattatttctataa